Proteins found in one Timaviella obliquedivisa GSE-PSE-MK23-08B genomic segment:
- a CDS encoding polysaccharide export protein, whose amino-acid sequence MRLALSSLSVLSLMGLYAACLTIPGAMAWTFFADIAVGQAIPATEQDPYLQLLNAARQRLIQQELLHADPSNRDVNSLLSHENFDIYRLGPGDSVYVNVLRFPDLSFQGTLDQQGNMIVPLTGALSFQGLTVEQAREQIRTKLDHYVVNPQVDVILIAQRPVQVTIAGEVVKPGFYPLQAPQLATALIAAGGTTGLADLRSVRIRRILVDGSVLEQDIDLFSPLRDSQSIPNVRLADGDTVIIPTLTAATNEEYDRNLIARSTLAQQQINIRVLNRATPAGGAIGSLQIPNGSTFLDALTTISPDLSSANLREIALVRFDVQQGKAVSIELDGKKAIMGDMSQNPRLEQNDVIVIGRNLIARITNTLNTFTQPFRDVLGFLLFFDSLTNSASNLFQPTGSSSESRR is encoded by the coding sequence ATGCGCCTTGCTCTTTCCTCTCTCTCAGTTCTTTCTTTAATGGGGCTTTACGCTGCTTGCCTTACCATTCCTGGCGCAATGGCTTGGACATTTTTTGCAGATATCGCAGTGGGTCAAGCAATTCCTGCCACAGAACAGGATCCCTATCTTCAACTTCTCAATGCAGCCCGACAGCGATTGATCCAACAAGAGTTACTTCATGCCGATCCATCTAATCGCGATGTTAACTCACTGCTATCTCACGAAAACTTTGACATTTACCGCTTAGGGCCCGGCGACTCTGTATATGTCAATGTCCTGCGCTTCCCTGATCTCTCTTTTCAAGGAACCCTTGATCAACAGGGCAATATGATTGTGCCATTAACAGGGGCATTATCGTTTCAAGGATTAACCGTAGAACAGGCGCGAGAACAAATTCGGACTAAGTTAGATCACTATGTCGTTAACCCGCAAGTAGATGTTATTTTAATTGCCCAAAGACCTGTTCAAGTCACGATCGCTGGAGAAGTCGTGAAACCCGGTTTTTACCCGCTGCAAGCGCCCCAACTCGCGACTGCACTGATAGCAGCCGGAGGAACAACAGGATTGGCTGATTTGCGATCGGTGAGAATTCGCCGCATTTTAGTAGATGGGTCTGTTCTAGAACAGGATATTGACCTGTTCTCACCTTTACGAGACTCTCAGTCCATTCCTAATGTTCGTTTGGCGGATGGTGATACGGTCATTATTCCGACTCTCACGGCAGCAACGAATGAAGAATATGATCGTAACCTCATTGCCCGTTCTACCCTGGCTCAGCAGCAAATTAATATTCGGGTGCTTAACCGCGCTACACCCGCCGGGGGAGCTATCGGCAGCCTTCAGATTCCTAATGGCAGCACCTTCCTGGATGCATTAACCACCATTTCTCCTGATCTCAGCAGCGCTAATCTTCGTGAAATTGCGCTTGTTCGTTTTGATGTGCAACAAGGTAAAGCAGTCAGCATTGAGCTAGATGGAAAGAAGGCAATTATGGGCGATATGTCTCAAAACCCGCGACTGGAACAGAACGATGTCATTGTGATTGGGCGCAACTTGATTGCTCGCATTACAAATACGCTCAATACTTTTACGCAGCCTTTTCGGGATGTTTTAGGGTTTCTTTTATTTTTTGATTCTTTGACCAACAGCGCCAGTAACCTTTTTCAACCCACGGGGTCTTCTTCTGAGTCTCGACGATGA
- a CDS encoding DegT/DnrJ/EryC1/StrS aminotransferase family protein — translation MTSSPMVIPFVDLQLQHQPIQDQLNQAIQTVIHQGDYVLGQALKEFELEFAQACGIPYGIGVACGTDAIALGLQACGIGKGDEVILPANTFVATLIGVLRSGATPIFVDCDPKTALINLDTAEKVITPKTRALVPVHLYGQMVSPRRLLELASTYNLVIFEDAAQAHLAEREGYRAGSVGTAAAFSFYPSKNLGAFGDGGMVVTREEIVAQTMRSLRNYGAPRKYFHTDYGTNSRLDTLQAAVLKTKLPYLHEWNSDRNRIAQHYDALLQPLASYGIIPLENQTGGGHVYHLYVVRVTADCSLDRDALQAGMTDLGIQTGIHYPIPCHLQPAFQPLGYPDGSFPHAEALSQGILSLPLYPGLSNAAIQQVVASIKALLGLSPEKTQIYSNTITIQPRPVVVNQ, via the coding sequence ATGACTAGTTCTCCCATGGTTATTCCATTCGTTGACCTTCAACTTCAGCATCAGCCTATTCAAGATCAGCTTAATCAAGCGATTCAGACTGTTATTCATCAAGGAGACTATGTTTTGGGTCAGGCTTTGAAGGAGTTTGAACTGGAGTTTGCCCAAGCCTGTGGCATTCCGTATGGCATCGGAGTTGCTTGTGGAACTGATGCGATCGCCCTTGGTTTACAAGCCTGTGGCATTGGCAAAGGTGATGAAGTGATTCTGCCTGCCAACACCTTTGTTGCCACGCTCATTGGCGTGTTGCGGAGCGGAGCCACCCCCATTTTTGTAGATTGCGATCCCAAAACTGCCCTCATTAACTTGGACACAGCAGAAAAGGTAATTACGCCAAAAACCCGCGCCCTTGTGCCTGTCCATCTCTACGGTCAAATGGTTTCTCCGCGTCGTTTACTAGAGCTTGCCAGCACCTACAATTTAGTAATTTTTGAAGATGCCGCCCAAGCCCATCTTGCCGAGCGGGAAGGCTATCGCGCCGGGTCAGTGGGAACCGCAGCCGCGTTTAGCTTTTACCCTAGCAAAAACCTGGGCGCTTTTGGAGATGGCGGCATGGTCGTCACACGGGAAGAAATTGTGGCACAAACAATGCGATCGCTCCGTAACTACGGTGCCCCTCGCAAATACTTCCACACCGACTATGGCACCAATAGCCGGTTAGACACTCTGCAAGCCGCTGTACTCAAGACGAAGCTGCCTTATCTGCATGAGTGGAATAGCGATCGCAACCGGATTGCCCAACATTACGATGCCCTCCTGCAACCTCTCGCCAGCTACGGTATCATTCCTCTCGAAAACCAAACTGGCGGTGGTCACGTCTATCATCTTTATGTCGTGCGTGTTACCGCAGACTGTTCACTAGATCGCGATGCACTCCAGGCAGGCATGACTGATTTAGGCATTCAGACTGGCATTCACTACCCCATTCCCTGTCATCTCCAACCTGCATTTCAGCCGCTAGGCTATCCCGACGGCAGCTTTCCCCACGCCGAAGCCCTTAGCCAAGGAATTCTCTCTCTTCCCCTATATCCAGGTTTAAGCAACGCCGCCATTCAACAGGTTGTTGCTAGCATCAAAGCCTTGCTAGGACTGTCTCCAGAAAAAACTCAGATCTATTCAAACACGATTACTATCCAACCTCGACCCGTTGTCGTTAATCAATAG
- the crtB gene encoding cyanoexosortase B, with protein sequence MQVKFKRFPLRYLPEITILGLLLALYIPVLLHWYDGWLHKNISTEHEYFSHGLIGLPFAAYLGWGRRDRWQRLPNQTHFSGFILLLIGIALYLSNLTDLVNLSLPIVLAGLCVWFKGLPGFRLQIFPLALVLLAAPNEIPYLVAPYTLPLQKFIAGMAGFILVQFGMEVRVEQIYLFVNDQIVEVAPYCAGLKMVFTSLYVGLMLLQWTGTQISRDRLLLFFSGIITLSVAANIIRNTLLSFFHGTGQQQAFEWLHDGWGGDLYSTCLLILLIPLLRGVERITGNDQLDEFEDLEDLEVDQA encoded by the coding sequence ATGCAAGTCAAATTCAAACGTTTTCCGCTCAGATACTTGCCCGAGATCACTATCCTTGGATTGCTTTTGGCGCTCTACATCCCAGTCCTGCTCCATTGGTATGACGGATGGCTTCACAAAAATATTAGTACTGAACACGAGTACTTTAGTCATGGGCTTATTGGACTACCGTTTGCGGCTTATCTAGGCTGGGGGAGGCGCGATCGCTGGCAGCGACTTCCTAACCAGACTCACTTCTCTGGTTTCATCCTTCTCCTAATCGGAATAGCGCTTTACCTCAGCAACCTTACCGATCTCGTTAACCTATCTTTGCCCATTGTGCTGGCAGGGCTATGCGTTTGGTTCAAAGGTTTACCGGGGTTTCGGCTTCAGATATTCCCTCTGGCGCTAGTTTTGCTCGCGGCTCCCAACGAAATCCCTTATCTCGTTGCGCCCTACACTTTACCGCTGCAAAAGTTTATTGCTGGAATGGCAGGTTTCATCTTGGTGCAATTTGGCATGGAGGTTCGAGTTGAACAAATTTACCTGTTTGTGAATGATCAAATTGTCGAAGTCGCGCCGTACTGTGCAGGATTAAAGATGGTGTTTACCAGTCTTTATGTGGGGTTAATGCTGCTGCAATGGACAGGAACTCAGATTTCTCGCGATCGCCTTTTGCTGTTTTTTTCAGGCATCATTACCTTGAGCGTAGCCGCCAATATTATTCGCAACACTCTCTTGAGTTTCTTTCACGGTACAGGGCAGCAGCAAGCCTTTGAATGGTTGCATGACGGTTGGGGAGGCGATCTTTATTCCACCTGCCTGTTGATTTTGCTGATTCCTCTGTTGAGAGGGGTGGAACGAATCACGGGGAATGATCAGCTAGATGAGTTTGAAGATCTTGAGGACTTAGAAGTAGACCAAGCCTAA
- a CDS encoding DUF3596 domain-containing protein: protein MMAGARSKRGTAGIENLEGMLRLRWSHEGKRYCLTLGMSDTRVNRIVAESKAKTIEGNLATGNFDPTRRKYQTQRQQQSDIRIAELLQRFTERKSKRIQGRSLDKFKALKKPLAELALLKE from the coding sequence ATGATGGCTGGAGCAAGGTCGAAGCGTGGGACGGCTGGGATTGAAAATCTAGAGGGAATGTTAAGACTGCGATGGAGCCATGAAGGTAAGCGCTATTGCCTCACGCTAGGGATGTCTGACACACGGGTTAATCGCATAGTCGCAGAATCTAAGGCGAAGACGATTGAAGGAAACCTGGCGACAGGTAACTTCGACCCCACGCGACGCAAATACCAGACCCAGCGGCAACAGCAATCAGACATTAGGATCGCTGAATTACTTCAACGCTTCACTGAACGTAAGAGCAAGCGGATACAGGGGCGATCGCTCGACAAGTTCAAGGCATTGAAGAAACCACTTGCCGAGTTGGCATTGCTGAAAGAGTAA
- a CDS encoding cyanoexosortase B system-associated protein yields MISSPPAFSRSPLSKLLLVLFVLAIATFITFPNYFTGHWAWRKVAQLENVAGLKAIQTNGVALPGWHTLEQGKLEIGGHKWSAQAIVPASEAKTATLQDATLLMLRPQTWQRDMPQVDWVDINGAQQWTADSIQSLRFTVPSTIPSADQPIEIETRFLRGWHGKKTYAVLQWYAWKTGGSSAPSSWFWTDQFSQLRDRRRTAWVAVSILMPIQPLGDINTHKSQAETLGKLVQSTLTSAL; encoded by the coding sequence ATGATTTCCTCTCCTCCAGCCTTTTCCCGATCGCCTTTATCCAAGCTGCTGCTTGTCTTATTCGTATTGGCGATCGCTACTTTCATTACCTTTCCTAACTACTTTACGGGTCACTGGGCATGGCGAAAAGTGGCACAACTCGAAAACGTGGCAGGACTCAAAGCAATTCAAACTAACGGAGTAGCGCTCCCCGGCTGGCACACCCTAGAGCAAGGCAAATTAGAAATTGGTGGGCATAAATGGTCTGCCCAAGCGATCGTTCCGGCATCTGAAGCCAAAACCGCCACCCTTCAAGACGCAACCCTTTTGATGTTGCGCCCCCAAACTTGGCAAAGAGATATGCCCCAAGTGGACTGGGTCGATATCAACGGCGCACAGCAATGGACAGCCGATTCGATTCAATCTCTCAGGTTTACTGTTCCTAGTACTATTCCTAGCGCCGATCAACCGATTGAAATTGAAACCCGGTTTTTGCGGGGTTGGCATGGGAAAAAAACCTATGCCGTTTTGCAATGGTATGCCTGGAAAACAGGCGGCAGTTCTGCGCCAAGCTCATGGTTTTGGACAGATCAGTTCTCGCAATTGCGCGATCGCCGTCGTACCGCTTGGGTTGCCGTTAGCATTCTCATGCCCATTCAGCCATTAGGCGACATTAATACTCACAAATCCCAAGCCGAAACCCTTGGCAAACTTGTCCAATCCACGCTCACCAGCGCTTTATAA